GGATGGCCAGTACGTTGTAGGGGTCGCTTTGGTCTTTCCGGCGAAGTTGCAGGATCAGGCACTCCTGTAGGGTACGGGCGCCAATGCCGGGTGGATCGAACGACTGAATTTTATGCAGAATATCTTCGACCTCCTCGGTAGAGGTAAACACATTCTGCCCAAAGGCCAGATCGTTGACAATTGCCTGCAACGATCGACGGATATACCCATCGGCTTCGATACTGCCAATAAGCTGAAGACCTACGATTCGCTGCTGTTCGGTCAGATTGAGGTACCCAAATTGCTGGAGTAAGGCATCGGTCAGGCTCGAACTGGTAGCTAACGGCATTTCGCGTTCCTCTTCGGCATAGTTGCCGTCGCCCTGCATTTTGTAGCCCGTATAATCTTCATCTTTAATGTAACTATCGATGTCCAAATCGTCGTCGCGTTCTTTGTAATCGTCTACCTCATCGTATGGATCGTCTTCCTCTTTTTGCTCATATTCTTCATCCATACCCTCTTCCAGGGCTGGATTAATTTCCAGTTCTTCTTCAATTCGGGTGTCTAATTCAGCGGTTGGTATCTGCAGCAGCTTGATAAATTGTATCTGCTGTGGAGATAGCTTTTGCTGAAGTGATTGGGATAGGCTTAACTTCTGCATGTTGATGCTATAAGCGGTAGAGTTGATCCGTTATGTTGAGCGGTTAAGTTGGTAGCGCAAAACTGCCCCTCACAATTATCAGACCAAAATAATCGGTTTTTTGTTTTTGTGCACATAAATTTTCTGTGAAGTTGTTAGATACTACCTTCGCACTCATGACAAATAAGCTTTACGATACGTCCTTAAGCCTGCTGACAGATCTGTATCAGGTAACCATGGCGTATGGATACTGGAAATCGAAAACAGCTGAGAAAGAGGCTGTTTTTAATCTGTACTTTCGCAAAAACCCATTCGGTGGGGGCTTTACAATTGCCTGTGGACTGGCCAATGTGATTGGCTATATTCAGAACTTTGGCTTCTCAAAAAAAGATCTACGGTACCTCCGAACGCTCCGGGGAAACGATGGAGAGCCGATGTTTGAGGAGGCTTTTCTGGAGTATCTGGCCAATTTGAAGCTGACCTGTAGCGTTTCGGCCATTCCCGAAGGTACGGTTGTTTTTCCAAATGAGCCGATGATTCGGGTGCAGGGGCCTATTTTGCAATGCCAACTGCTCGAAACACCGCTGCTGAATCTGATCAATTTCGAATCGTTGATTGCGACCAAAGCCGCCCGATTGCGGCTGGTGGTTGACACCGATAAACTGCTTGAATTTGGTTTGCGCAGGGCACAGGGGATCGATGGAGGAATGACGGCCAGCCGGGCAGCTTATATTGGGGGCTGTGATGCTACCTCCAACGTACTGGCCGGTAAGCTTTACGATATTCCCGTTCGGGGAACACACGCCCATAGCTGGGTGATGTCGTTCGATGATGAACAGCAGGCATTTGACACCTATTCCCAGGTGTTGCCCAACAACGTTACACTGCTGGTCGATACCTACGATACCTTACAGGGCGTTCGCCACGCCATAGAGACCGGGAAAAAATTGCGGGAGCAGGGCCATCGGCTGGCGGGTATCCG
This window of the Spirosoma aerolatum genome carries:
- a CDS encoding nicotinate phosphoribosyltransferase, encoding MTNKLYDTSLSLLTDLYQVTMAYGYWKSKTAEKEAVFNLYFRKNPFGGGFTIACGLANVIGYIQNFGFSKKDLRYLRTLRGNDGEPMFEEAFLEYLANLKLTCSVSAIPEGTVVFPNEPMIRVQGPILQCQLLETPLLNLINFESLIATKAARLRLVVDTDKLLEFGLRRAQGIDGGMTASRAAYIGGCDATSNVLAGKLYDIPVRGTHAHSWVMSFDDEQQAFDTYSQVLPNNVTLLVDTYDTLQGVRHAIETGKKLREQGHRLAGIRLDSGDLAYLSIEARKLLDAAGFENTDIVASNDLDETIINSLKQQGAKINIWGVGTKLVTAFDQPALGGVYKLAALRNDTGEWSYKMKLSEQAIKISTPGIQQVRRFRDERGFLADMIYDTEVMHESTGMATMIDPLDFTKRRRFDANQPHEDLLVPVFQDGQCVYTSPGIHDVRARVQEQLAGLHPGVKRFVNPHIYPVGLEKRLHDHKTELILKLREGQTKK